The genomic region AAAAAAGCTGTGAACATATTTTTTTAATATATCTATGGCTTGGTCTTATTTATGGATCATTACAATCAATATATCTTAAGATTCTGAGCATCTATTACCCCCAAATTAGCAATGTGCAAAGACTGTATATCTTAAGTTATATTGCGCATATAATAGCCGCATGGATGTCATACTTGCTCCTTCCTTTTTGTAATCTTTGAAAATCTTTTAATATAACGTAAGCTCGATCTAACCTGTCTATAAAGAACTTATCCGACAATTCCTACCCTTATACCTTCTCCCCAGACATCTCACGAGGAACAGCAATGCCCATATTTTTTAAAATAAATGGTGCAATATCTGCAAGTCCTTTTAAAGATTGCAGATCTACCGCTTTACTACGCTCTCTGCTCATCATAATAAATGGAACAGGATTATTCGTATGTGCTGTTCTGGGTACATTGCCCGCTCCACTTGCCATTTCTTCAGCTTTCCCATGATCGGCAGTGATATATAATACTCCATCCATCTTTTCCACAATGAGCGCAAATAATTGTTCTAATTGCTCATCTAAACATTCAACCGCTTGCACTGTTGCATCAAAATCTCCAGAATGCCCTACCATGTCAGTATTTGCATAGTTAATAAGGTAAAAGTCACAAGGATTATCTTCCAACGAATCACACACTGCTTTTGTTATTTCCACAGCTGACATGCAAGGATGCTGTGCATAACTATCCACAATTAACGACGGAATCATTTTCACTGTCTCACCCGAAATGCCATACTCTTTTTTGCCGGTGAAAAAATAGGTCACATGCGCATACTTTTCTGTCTCAGCTATAGAAAAAATAGTTTTATGATGCGCCGCTAGTACATCTTTTAATGTGTTACGCGGCGCTTGCTGCTCAAATAAGACCGTAGTTTTTAACGTGGGATCGTATTGAATCGGCGTAATAAAACAGGAAAGGGTAATTCCTTTGGTCTTGAATTTTTTAAACTCCGGATCAACAAAAGCTGCGGTCAACTGGCGAGCGCGATCCTCTCTGAAATTGATAAAAATTATACCATCGCCATCTTGCACGGTACTTGTGGGATCAAGTTGCACTGGCTCGATAAATTCATCAGTAACTCCATTATCGTATCTGTCTTGGATTACCTCATCCCATGATTGAGCTACCGACGGTTGCCCATCAACCAGAACGCGATAACTTTTTTCGGTCCTGTCCCAATTGTTATTGCGATCCATGGCATAAAATCTTCCATGCAGAGATGCAATAGATCCATACTCAAAGGTCATTAATGCCTGGTCCAGTTGCTCAAGATACTGAACTGCGGATTTAGGGGGAGCATCTCGTCCATCCAGAAAGGCATGAATAAATACTCGTGCTATTTTTTGCTGATATGCAACACCAAGAATGGCATATAACAACTCCAAATCACTGTGCACTCCTGCGTCGGATAGCAACCCCATAATGTGCAACGAACCTCCGCAATCATGGATTTTCTTTACATTCGCAAGCAATGTTTTATTGCTGAAAAATGACTTATTAGTAATCGCATTATGAATCATGGTAACTGGCTGCACCAATACTCGTCCCGTTCCAATTGTTATGTGTCCCACCTCTGAATTGCTCATGTATCCATTAGGAAGTCCAACCGCAGCTCCTGCAGCGTTAAGCAGGGTATGAGGATACTCAGAAAACCATGCATCAAGATTCGGTGTTTTCGCATGATGTATCGCATTATGATCTTTCTTGTCGCTATACCCAAAACCATCTAAAATAACCAACGCCGTGGGAATCGACCGCTTCATACACATCTCCTTCATTATAATGACCTACTCGTAAAGATTTACTCGCCACACTATCATAAGCTCTATTTTTTCAAAATGATCATGCTAAGTCATTTCGGAATAACTTGATAAATGACGAGGCAGCAACACCAATAAAACATCAGATATTGATTTTAAGGTTTTGGTTTTTATATAATAATCTTCAAATAGAATCGTGGATTCGATAGTACAAAGAAATAAAAAAAGGAAAAAAATGAAAGCGATAATCAAATCCCTCATTCTTGGTCTTCTTATGACCTCGTGCATGATGCACCCTGCAGCTGCACCGGGAGATGAAGAAGAACAAAAATATACACACCAAGCTGCGGAACGATCACTCGTCGATCTGAATGATCCTGCTGCCGTGCGAGCCCACCGTGAACGTGAAGAAGTGCTTGCACAGTTCCGCAGAGAAGAAGAAATCCGCTTGCGTAAAGAACGTGCCGCTGCTGATCGTGCAGCGCAAGAAGAAGCTGATCGAGCAAAGCGTGCGGGGAGACGTGCTCCGCAAGAAGCTGCGGCCCAGACAACGCCACCTGCCGGTCGAGCACAAGAAGATGAAAAAGAACAAGAAGAGAGAAAAAACTTCTCATACAGCGATGAGCAAATAGTTGATTTGCTCGGGCGGCTTCCTACTGCAGTTGGCAAACATTTAGAACAATTCGCGCCACAGACATTTGCTGATCCTCAGGCAAAAATTCAATCACTAGCACTCGATTCTGGAGAATTAACGCAACGCACGGCCATTAGTCCTAATAACCAATTTATTGTTACCGGATCTCAGGATGGCACTGCCCGCATCTGGAATGCAAGAGTCGGAGAACGGATCCGTACGCTCCACGGTCATAGCGAGTTTATAGCGTCAATAGCCATTAGCTCTAATAGCCAGTTTATTGTTACTGGATCTCACGATGCCACTGCTCGCATCTGGGATGCAAAAACCGGAGCACTTCTTCATGTTCTTGAAGGTCATACAAGTAACGTAATGACTGTAGCAATCAGCCCTGATCGTCAATTTATTGTTACTGGATCCGTCGATACCACGGCACGAATCTGGAATGCAAATACAGGCGCGCTCTTGCATGTCTTGCAAGGCCATACAGATGCGGTAATGTCGATAGCAATCAGTTCTAATAATCAGTTCATCGTTAGCGGATCGTTAGACGGATCTCTAAAAATCTGGGATGCTTCAACAGGTGAACTCTCGCAAACTATCGGTAACAAAAAGCAAAACATAGGCTGTTTCGCCCTTAGTTCTAACAATCAATTCATTGTTACTGGATCTGGTGATATTGCAGAAATTTGGAATCCCCATACGGGACAACTCCTTGGTACTCTTGCTGCCCCTACACAAAACAGGATCTTCTCTGTCGCCGTTAGCCCTGACAACCAATTTATTGTTACTGGATCTGGTGATGGCACTGGACGCATTTGGAATGCGATAACCGGACAACTGCTTCATGGTTTGACCGGCCACACAGAGCTGATCGATCGTATCTCAATGAGTTCCAACAACCTGTTCATTGTTACTGGATCTCGTGACAGTATAGCACTAATTTGGAATCTCCACACCGGGGAGTGCGTTCACACACTTACCGGCCATGTAGGTAGAGTAAGCTCAATAGCCATTAGCTCAAATAGTCAATTCATTGTTACCAACTCAGTCAACAACATTGCGCGTATCTGGAGAGTAAAGCCTCTGCCACGCATTATGCAACACGCACAACGAGAAATCGTTATCAAACCAATTGCTGATGCAATGAATCTGCTTACCCAAGCATACACTATGTCTCACTTCCCCCGAGAACGCAGAAAGGCAATGGAATATCTCATTGAAGAAAAACTTAAAAAGTTAAATCCTATGGATAGAAATTTCCAAACACGTGTGAACCAAATCACTCAACAAATTAAAAATGAGTTTGAAAAAGGTGAACAGGAGCATGTACAGAAAAGCGGTCTAGCTGATAAATAAAGAAAGATCTCATTAAGAAAAAAACCGCACGGGTAATGATGGAAGTTCCGCCTACCTATGGTACGCAGCAATGACTGATATTACCTGTGCGAATTTGTCTTTCTAGTACGCATGGTATACCATTATATAAGCAGTTACTGTAAAAAATCCCTGCTTATATAGCAACTAAAAGGATACCAAATGATTCGTAAAGCCGCTTTTGCTCTACTCTGCTTACTATCGATGCATATTCATAGTGCTGACAATATTGCATCTGACAACCAACCAATCAATTCTTCAGAAGAAATCAAATATCCCCACATAGAACAATTAATACTTGCATCATTAGATAAGGATATGTCTTTTGACCTAGCCGAGTTAGACGAGGAAAAAATCATACAAGCTATCGAACAAGATCTTGAGCTATACAAAAAAACTCACCCCGAAGATCCTGAAGGATTAGGATTTTTTATTAACTTGGGTGAGGTAGAACTCGTTGAGCATATCAATACAACAGCAATAGAAAAAGATCATGGACAATTTCCTATTGAAGAAGAACTTTTTAATCAAAACTCATTTTCAGAATTAGGATTTGATGCAGATATCGAAGATCTTGATACAGTCCTTAAAAATGGAAATTTCGAACCGCAACCACCTTCAAAGCTTATCTGTTTTTTATCCAAAGGATATCCACTATTTGCGTGTGTTATGCGATTCAAAAATAGCTTTGTAACAACATGCAAAACGATCAAACAACAAATCGCTGCACAAATCACAATGCTTGCTAGAAAAATATCCCGCTCGTAGCAACATAATCACAAAAGATCAAATCTATGAATATTGATTCTGCTCACCAATTTGCATGCTATCATGCTTCGCTATCTTCTATCCTATCGCGTAAGATAATAGGACAAACTATACAATTAGAAGACCCTACCCTTGCACATAGAATCTATACTATCTTACGTATGGAAGCAGGTGACGCCATTACGCTTTTTGATTGCACGCATCACATTGTACTTGAACTGCACAAACAACCTAATAAAAAATCAATTGCAGGCATTGTTAGACAACAGGAACGAAATGTCCCGTTATCACCCGAAATCTTAATACTATTACCGGTTTTAAAACGAGACGCATTGCAAGACGCACTCTATACTTGTGTTGAACTTGGCGCAACTACCATTCAACTAGTGCTCACCACCAAAACGCATGCAATACGGTATGATGCCACCATGGCTCAGCGACTACAAGCAATTGCCGTATCAGCCGCAGAACAATCAAAACAATTTATCATACCAACTATTTTATCGCCAATTCCTTTATCACAAGCAATTGAACAACTGCCTGCGCACACAAACACGCTCTGCTTTCACCCCAATGGACAATCTATTACATCGATATTTACCAACCTTAATAGATCAAACCCCATCACAATTACCTTCGGTCCTGAAGGTGATTTTACAGAAACAGAAACAGTAATGCTGCAAAATAGCAGCTTCCAATTCTACCGACTCACCCCAACTGTTTTGCGCTCACAACAAGCTCTGACGGTAGCTCTTGGCATTGTTCGATCGATAGTATAGATTTCATTATTTTTTTTATAGTATCCTGCATGCAACAATATGCTCGTATCATAAAAAGGAGTGAATTCCCCATGAAACAACTACTTGTTATGTTTCTGTTTTTATTACTTAGCACGCCATACCTTACCAATGCATCATCCACCACGCCATCAGCTGCTACACAGAAATCTGTACAAACAACTACACTACCACAAAATACCCCCTCACCATCAACGACTATCCTCGCTACACCATCAATACCTTCTGATCTGTTACCAGAATCGGTGAATCCCATTGCAACACTTTCTGATGATGAAGTAGTAAACTTCCTGACCCCTTTACTAAGCGCACAAAGTGAAGATAACATTGTCGATACTTTAGTGAATATTCCCATACAACGCGCATCCGCCATTGTAGAAAAAATTATTGCAACCGATTTCCCTCGCAATTTAATCATTCAAGTAATATTCGGCGTTGCAACTCATTATATGAATAACCCAACTGCACAAAAACAACTTTTTGTACTACTCGAAACAAAAAAATTGATCCCAGGGGCTCCACCATTATTTATAGCAGCACAAAGTAGTTACCCACAAATTATCCCCCCATTTCTTGCATGGGCAGGGAATAAGAAAAAACAGATCGTTAATCAAGCTTTGCGATATGCAGTTGCACAGAATGGTACAAAAGAACTCACTGTTCTTAAAACATTAATAACGCCCGAACAAGCGAGTGAACTATTATGGTATGCCGTTGATTTTAACGGTAAGTCATCAGTGCT from Candidatus Babeliales bacterium harbors:
- a CDS encoding RsmE family RNA methyltransferase; its protein translation is MNIDSAHQFACYHASLSSILSRKIIGQTIQLEDPTLAHRIYTILRMEAGDAITLFDCTHHIVLELHKQPNKKSIAGIVRQQERNVPLSPEILILLPVLKRDALQDALYTCVELGATTIQLVLTTKTHAIRYDATMAQRLQAIAVSAAEQSKQFIIPTILSPIPLSQAIEQLPAHTNTLCFHPNGQSITSIFTNLNRSNPITITFGPEGDFTETETVMLQNSSFQFYRLTPTVLRSQQALTVALGIVRSIV
- a CDS encoding ankyrin repeat domain-containing protein, translated to MKQLLVMFLFLLLSTPYLTNASSTTPSAATQKSVQTTTLPQNTPSPSTTILATPSIPSDLLPESVNPIATLSDDEVVNFLTPLLSAQSEDNIVDTLVNIPIQRASAIVEKIIATDFPRNLIIQVIFGVATHYMNNPTAQKQLFVLLETKKLIPGAPPLFIAAQSSYPQIIPPFLAWAGNKKKQIVNQALRYAVAQNGTKELTVLKTLITPEQASELLWYAVDFNGKSSVLQILIDRNANIEQTQQGKTLLLLAVERLNPRIISLLIKAADTRKINRKKYINKFIDPNIGTPLQLAIRMQNDPKFAPNIKNEAAQIELLLIKYGASENV
- the gpmI gene encoding 2,3-bisphosphoglycerate-independent phosphoglycerate mutase, producing MKRSIPTALVILDGFGYSDKKDHNAIHHAKTPNLDAWFSEYPHTLLNAAGAAVGLPNGYMSNSEVGHITIGTGRVLVQPVTMIHNAITNKSFFSNKTLLANVKKIHDCGGSLHIMGLLSDAGVHSDLELLYAILGVAYQQKIARVFIHAFLDGRDAPPKSAVQYLEQLDQALMTFEYGSIASLHGRFYAMDRNNNWDRTEKSYRVLVDGQPSVAQSWDEVIQDRYDNGVTDEFIEPVQLDPTSTVQDGDGIIFINFREDRARQLTAAFVDPEFKKFKTKGITLSCFITPIQYDPTLKTTVLFEQQAPRNTLKDVLAAHHKTIFSIAETEKYAHVTYFFTGKKEYGISGETVKMIPSLIVDSYAQHPCMSAVEITKAVCDSLEDNPCDFYLINYANTDMVGHSGDFDATVQAVECLDEQLEQLFALIVEKMDGVLYITADHGKAEEMASGAGNVPRTAHTNNPVPFIMMSRERSKAVDLQSLKGLADIAPFILKNMGIAVPREMSGEKV